Genomic segment of Gloeocapsa sp. PCC 7428:
GCGAGTATGGTGAATAATGTCATGTAAAGCTCGTCCTCTAACCTCATCTAGACTGAAACCTGTAAGCTTCTCTGCTGCGGGATTCATATAAACACATTGTTGGCGATCGTCCATGATGAAGATCGCAAGCGTAGCGTTGTTGCAGACTACTTCTAAGTAACGTTTGTAGTAATCTGCATTTAACATCTCCATCTGCGACAGTGAATGCGCTTCGTCAGGTAGAAATCTACTTTCCAATGCCATATTCTTCCTTCTAACCGTTTCTGCGATGAATGAATCTCCTGCGAAGCTGATTAATTTGGCTGATAACTTAGTTCAGCTAATGACGGTATATCCAATTATCTGTCAATAGATATAAGTATTTTTCTTCCCTGAGACAGACTTTAAATTGTAAGTGTCAGGATTGTTGATGAAGACTGGTAATTGGTCATGGGTAGCAATTAGCCATAAGTTACTACCATTATTCAAAGATATCAACATTAAAACTATGATTTGACGATTTGTTGTCGGAAGGTTAACCATGCTGTTACGGCTTGAGGTTGCGAAACTACACCGCGTTGCATCAAAATGACACCATCTTGAAAACCAATGACTCCGTATTGCTGGTTGCTGGTAAGTTGATCGATCGCCGCGATGCTAGTTTGTAATAATTGCCGTTCTTCGTCAAACGCGGCTTGATACTGCTGTAATTGCCATAAATCTGCGATCGCATACTCCATATCAATCACTTCTCGCGCATCGTTACGTAGTTGTAGCATAGGCCAACGGAGAATTTCGCGACGACTCGAAAGATGCGGTACGATATACGTCGTTGCAGACACGCTCGCATCAGCCGGAATTTGCGCAAGCAGCGATCGCATTTGTCTGACATGATGCCATTGTTGCGGGAGCGAAACATAAACCCAAGGGTTAAACGAATCAGGTAATAAAAAGTAAAAACTGCGATTGAGACTTGAAGTGCTAGAAGTAAAAGAGAAAAACAACGATAAACAAATACAAGCTACCCAAAAGCGACGAAATGCAGGTTTAAACTTTCTAGGATGTCTCGACCACCAAAGAATTGCGCCATAAAATAAACCTGGTACAACCGTCATCGCATAGCGAATGTTGATCGCTAACACTGATTGTCCTTGACCTAAGAATAATTTAAGTAACGGAAACCCTGCGATCGCCCACGATGCAGGTGCAATAGCAGGTACAAACGCTAACGGTAACCATTGACCGATTAAGTATTTAATTGTGCCAAAAAACGGCGTAAATAATTCAACAATCAACCGCCAGGGGTTGCTAATCATTCCCCAAATAATATCTAATGTCGAAGCTTCTGGACCATCTGCGTATTGTCCAAATCGTTCTAACATGAAGCGGCGGGAAATATCTTGCGAAAATAAAGGCATAATCGCATTGGTTAATACCAGAATATAACCAAAACTAAGCGCACACACGGCAAGTCCCACGCGCGGATAGCGTCTACTAGCGATTAAATAAAAACCAACTCCGAATAACACAATCCCGCTATCTTCCCGCACCGCTAAAGTTAAAACCGCAAGCAGCCAAAATAGCCACCACCAGCGTTTTTCCATTGCTAGAAGTAGCCCAAAGACAAATAAAGGAATTTGGCTGATATCATGAAAATTCGATTGCGTTGGACCTAAAACTGCATTCGCAGCGTAGAAGCTAGCAGTAATCATTGCTGCGATTGGTGGTGCAATATAGTGTCGCGCTAGCGCATACAACACTAAACCCGCCGCAGTCACAAACGTCACTTGTAAAACTGTAAGAGTCGCTGGCGAAGGAAACAAGGCGTAAATCGGTAGCCACAGCAGTAAGGCTGGGGTGAAGTGTTGTCCTAAACGGTGATAGTACACTTCGGGAATTTCGCCACTATGCACGACATTCGTAGACAAACTTGAGGAAAGCGAACTTTGAAAAAATCTGCCGTGAAGATTGTTCCAAAATACTTGATTAAAAATGCCTTGGTCAAACGTCGCGTAAAAGCTGTAGTAGCGGTGCAAGCCTAACACGAGGTTCAGCACAAAAAATGCGATCGCCGCCCCAATCAATAATCTAAATCCTGGCTTCTGTAATTTGAATAACATGACTCACTCACGCTCACACTCAATACATACAAGAGCGTCAGCGAGTATTGTAAAGCTTATCAATGAGCGCGATCGTAACTCGATAGTAGCTCGTTTATTTAAAAGATTTATTAATTGTACTTACTCATAGCAACGTATATGCGATCGCACTAATTATTCTTTTGTAAAACAGCGCCCTCGACAACGAGAACTATATTGCGCAATATGATACCCACGAGAAGTATAAAAATTTATAGACATTAGATAGTTGTAATTAACTGAAAAACGTAGTGCTAGCAGTAAATTTTGCTTAGGAAATCGTTTATTTGTCAACCAATACTTAAGTTAAGTCAACACAATTTTTTTCAAAAATGAAAGCCAATTCTTCTTCAGTAATATTACCTATTACAAACTCAACGAATATTTCAACTAAATCAACTTCTTCAATTTTAGATCTATAACCATTTAGATATAAAAAAACTAATGCCACTTCAGCCGCAGTTCTTTTGTTACCATCTACAAAGCAGTGAGCTTTAGCGAGAGTTGCGTAACAAGCTGCAAGTTGAAAAACACTAGTTTCAGGTTGGTAATATTTTAATGCTTGTGGACGATTAATAGTAGCTTCTAAACCTCCACAATCTCTAACGCCTGCACTACCACCATATAATCTTATTTGGTCATCATGCATTAAAATAACATCATCAAGACTGAGCCACTCTATATTCACCGATCAGCCAATTCCTTAAAAGCATTTCTATATTGGCGGTGGATTTCACGTCGTGCTTGCATCACCTTTGCTTTGTGCGGATCGTAAGGTGTTAGCTTGACTTCTCCGTTTGGTAACTTCTGTGCAAAAATTTTATCACCCTGACATACATTCATGTGTTTTATCAATTCTTGAGGAAAAGTTGTACCTAAAGAATTTCCTACTTTGCGCACGCTCAATGTATCTAATTCTTCTGAAGCGTTCACTTTAACTCCTTAACTTGTTGTTATAACACTGTAATAACAATATATTAATCTAAACATATTAAGTTGAGCAAGTGGCTAAGTACGTGGTAAGTCACCCATTCGTTGTGTTGTAGCGATCGCTGAAATTATTCTTTTGTAAAACAACGCCCTCGACAACGAGAACTATATTGCGCAATATGATACCCACGAGAAGATGTACAAATAGCACTAACTGCCCAAATTAATTGCACAATAGAAGCAGTTCGTCAAAAGCTGCTGACTATGCCCTCACCACTCGCTGATGCTCAAAATTTATTAACCGAGTTGATCGCGCGGTATGCTCACCGTGTTGATTATCTAATGATTCGCCTTGAAGAATCGGAAGGTACTGATATTTTACTGCGTGGCAACAAGGTAGAAACCCTCAGCGAAGGAATTTCGATTGGCGGACAAGTGCGGGCTTGCTACAAAGGTGGTTGGGGTTTAAGTAGCTTTAATCAGCTAGAAACCATTACGGAAAGAATCGAGGAAGCCGTTTCAGCCGCGCGGATCGTCGGTGATGAAGAAACGCGCTTAGCTGATGTGGAACCTGTACAAGATAGCTGTTTTGTTCCTTTGAGTGGTACTGATCCGCGAGACATTTCTTTAGCGACAAAAAAAGCATTGTGCGATCGCTACAGCGAAATGCTCAAAAGTATCGATTCGCGCATCACCACAACTTCAGTCCGTTACAGCGATAGCGCGCAACGAATTATCCTCGCAAGTTCCGAGGGGACTCTCATTGAACAAGCTTGGGTAGATATGGAAATGCGCTTTGCAGCTACCGCCAGAAACGGCGATACTGTACAAACGGGAAGAGAAACGACAGGTTCGCGCAAAGCCTACGAAGATTTGACAAGTCTAGACGAACAAGTTATTGGTGCAGCACAACGCGCGATCGCTGCTTTATCGCTACCATCAGTTAAAGGTAACACTTATACTGTCGTTATCGATCCCATTCTCAGCGGTTTATTCGTTCACGAAGCCTTTGGTCATCTTTCGGAAGCAGACATGGCTTACGAAAATCCCGATTTGCTAGAAGCGATGAGTCTTGGGCGCAGATTTGGACCTGAAGAATTGCAAATTTTTGATGGTGCGGCACCTGCGGGACATCGTGGAAGTTATTTTTATGATGATGAAGGTACGCCTGCAACAACAACGCAATTAATCAAAGACGGCGTATTAGTTGGGCGCTTGCACTCGCGCGAAACCGCTGGCAAATTAGAGGAAACTGCAACGGGTAATGCACGGTGTCTCAATTACCACTATGCGCCGATTGTGCGCATGACGAATACTTGGATTGAACCAGGGAAGACTCCTGTAGCAGACTTATTTACTGGAATTAAAGAAGGAGTTTATGCGCGTAACTGGCTAGGAGGAATGACAAACGGTGAAATGTTTACCTTCAGTGCGGGTGAAGCTTGGATGATTCGCAACGGGCAAATTGCCGAACCTGTACGCGATGTGACGTTATCGGGTAATGTGTTTCAAACTTTGGCAGATATTGAAGCGATCGGCGATGATTTCTATTGGGATGAATCTGGCGGTTGCGGTAAAGGGGGACAAAATGGCTTACCTGTAGGTTGTGGTGGTCCTAGTTTGCGGATTCGCGATGTCGTTGTTGGTGGTGAAGCAGTATAAATATTAATTTGTATCGGGAGGCTAACGGGATGTCCATAGAAACGACAACCGAAAACCAGACTTGGGATGATGTAGATTGGCAGCCTCCTATGCCACCTACAGACTTAATTTTCGACGATGGAGAACCCTTGGAAACGAATCGCCACCGCATTGCTATGAATGTCTTGATCCGTTCGTTAAAACACCACTGGGCTGAACGCACGGACTTCTTTACAGGTGGCAATATGTTCATCTACTACAGTAGCCGCCAAGCGAAAAATCGCGATTTTCGCGGACCTGATTTTTT
This window contains:
- a CDS encoding DUF2079 domain-containing protein produces the protein MLFKLQKPGFRLLIGAAIAFFVLNLVLGLHRYYSFYATFDQGIFNQVFWNNLHGRFFQSSLSSSLSTNVVHSGEIPEVYYHRLGQHFTPALLLWLPIYALFPSPATLTVLQVTFVTAAGLVLYALARHYIAPPIAAMITASFYAANAVLGPTQSNFHDISQIPLFVFGLLLAMEKRWWWLFWLLAVLTLAVREDSGIVLFGVGFYLIASRRYPRVGLAVCALSFGYILVLTNAIMPLFSQDISRRFMLERFGQYADGPEASTLDIIWGMISNPWRLIVELFTPFFGTIKYLIGQWLPLAFVPAIAPASWAIAGFPLLKLFLGQGQSVLAINIRYAMTVVPGLFYGAILWWSRHPRKFKPAFRRFWVACICLSLFFSFTSSTSSLNRSFYFLLPDSFNPWVYVSLPQQWHHVRQMRSLLAQIPADASVSATTYIVPHLSSRREILRWPMLQLRNDAREVIDMEYAIADLWQLQQYQAAFDEERQLLQTSIAAIDQLTSNQQYGVIGFQDGVILMQRGVVSQPQAVTAWLTFRQQIVKS
- a CDS encoding type II toxin-antitoxin system death-on-curing family toxin is translated as MNIEWLSLDDVILMHDDQIRLYGGSAGVRDCGGLEATINRPQALKYYQPETSVFQLAACYATLAKAHCFVDGNKRTAAEVALVFLYLNGYRSKIEEVDLVEIFVEFVIGNITEEELAFIFEKNCVDLT
- a CDS encoding addiction module antidote — encoded protein: MNASEELDTLSVRKVGNSLGTTFPQELIKHMNVCQGDKIFAQKLPNGEVKLTPYDPHKAKVMQARREIHRQYRNAFKELADR
- a CDS encoding TldD/PmbA family protein, giving the protein MPSPLADAQNLLTELIARYAHRVDYLMIRLEESEGTDILLRGNKVETLSEGISIGGQVRACYKGGWGLSSFNQLETITERIEEAVSAARIVGDEETRLADVEPVQDSCFVPLSGTDPRDISLATKKALCDRYSEMLKSIDSRITTTSVRYSDSAQRIILASSEGTLIEQAWVDMEMRFAATARNGDTVQTGRETTGSRKAYEDLTSLDEQVIGAAQRAIAALSLPSVKGNTYTVVIDPILSGLFVHEAFGHLSEADMAYENPDLLEAMSLGRRFGPEELQIFDGAAPAGHRGSYFYDDEGTPATTTQLIKDGVLVGRLHSRETAGKLEETATGNARCLNYHYAPIVRMTNTWIEPGKTPVADLFTGIKEGVYARNWLGGMTNGEMFTFSAGEAWMIRNGQIAEPVRDVTLSGNVFQTLADIEAIGDDFYWDESGGCGKGGQNGLPVGCGGPSLRIRDVVVGGEAV